In Brachyhypopomus gauderio isolate BG-103 unplaced genomic scaffold, BGAUD_0.2 sc75, whole genome shotgun sequence, the following proteins share a genomic window:
- the LOC143491461 gene encoding claudin-18-like: MAVTLCQVMGFVLGVVGLAGIIAATGMDMWSTEDLYDNPVTSVYNYAGLWRSCVRQSSGFTECRPYFTILGLPGLFQGVRALMIVAIVLGVIGAFIGIFALKCLKMGNMEDRVKATMTLTSGAMFVIAGICSIAGVSIFANLIVTNFTLTTYSGSVGFGGNSIAFAGSPITPRYTFGSALFVGWVGGGLLVVSGVMLCLACRGMMPETRYEGTTYKPGTPSGFYKSGGKPKAYNESYRAQSMDGRRSNQRFDYV, from the exons ATGGCGGTGACTCTGTGCCAGGTGATGGGTTTCGTGCTGGGTGTGGTGGGCTTGGCGGGAATCATCGCAGCCACAGGGATGGACATGTGGAGCACGGAGGACCTGTACGACAACCCCGTCACCTCCGTCTACAACTACGCCGGCCTGTGGAGGTCCTGCGTCCGACAGAGCTCCGGCTTCACTGAGTGCAGGCCCTATTTCACCATCCTGGGACTTCCAG GTCTTTTTCAAGGTGTGAGAGCACTGATGATTGTGGCGATCGTTCTTGGAGTAATTGGTGCCTTCATCGGAATTTTTGCCCTGAAGTGTCTCAAAATGGGCAACATGGAGGACCGTGTGAAGGCCACCATGACGCTGACTTCAGGGGCCATGTTTGTTATCGCAG GGATCTGCAGCATTGCTGGGGTCTCCATCTTTGCGAATCTCATTGTCACCAACTTCACGCTGACCACCTACAGCGGCTCTGTTGGCTTCGGTGGAAACAGCATCGCTTTCGCAGGATCTCCCATAACACCAAG ATACACCTTTGGCTCCGCCCTGTTTGTAGGGTGGGTGGGCGGCGGTCTGCTGGTAGTGAGCGGGGTCATGTTGTGCTTGGCCTGCCGTGGAATGATGCCTGAGACTCG GTATGAAGGAACAACATATAAACCTGGAACTCCCAGTGGATTCTACAAGTCAGGGGGCAAACCCAAGGCCTACAACGAGTCCTACAGAGCTCAGAGTATGGACGGGCGCCGATCCAACCAGAGATTTGACTATGTTTGA